Proteins encoded in a region of the Malaciobacter mytili LMG 24559 genome:
- a CDS encoding DUF502 domain-containing protein, translating into MLNKIKKYFSHGKDHFLTVIIKGLFWLAPIIAITIIILWIYENINALTGNMFELFGLNPQNHPFLWTVIGVIVLGFIAYIIGIFVETSLGDFIQRIYSKIPGYQTIKELVNIFNTSKSGEKKVLVVLIKGFTTQGYNIGLMYSTKQSVVKDHYTVTLSMTPIPNGGYMFEVPKDKIYVIQEATFDSNLQYLLSMGVKSLAEILKIEPKNIEEFITIEEYLKK; encoded by the coding sequence ATGTTAAATAAAATAAAGAAATATTTTTCTCATGGAAAAGACCATTTTCTTACAGTTATTATAAAAGGTCTTTTTTGGTTAGCTCCAATTATTGCAATTACAATTATAATACTTTGGATTTATGAAAATATAAATGCCTTAACTGGTAATATGTTTGAACTTTTTGGTTTAAATCCACAAAACCATCCTTTTTTATGGACAGTTATTGGTGTAATTGTTCTTGGATTTATTGCATATATTATTGGTATTTTTGTAGAGACAAGTCTTGGGGATTTTATTCAAAGGATTTATTCAAAAATTCCAGGTTATCAAACAATAAAAGAGTTAGTAAATATCTTTAATACTTCAAAATCAGGTGAGAAAAAAGTTTTAGTTGTACTAATAAAAGGGTTTACAACACAAGGGTACAATATAGGACTTATGTATTCAACAAAACAAAGTGTTGTAAAAGATCATTATACGGTTACTTTATCTATGACACCTATTCCAAATGGAGGGTATATGTTTGAAGTTCCTAAAGATAAGATATATGTTATACAAGAGGCAACTTTTGATTCAAATTTACAATATCTTTTATCAATGGGAGTTAAATCTTTAGCTGAGATTTTAAAAATCGAACCAAAAAATATTGAAGAGTTTATAACTATAGAAGAGTATCTTAAAAAGTAA
- a CDS encoding methyl-accepting chemotaxis protein, which produces MKSDFTIKTKITLISIFSLVILGICIIFLSISKSTDALLQAEYNKLTTLNVTKNEEIRHYFESLESLLISLSNSKITQDAFLGFEEGFYKLEEEVNIDINMVEKNLKGDFQSNYINSVNYSVPNSEQRKEIKEYIPTLNSAKIAQYIFISNNKEKLGEKNNLIYDEKFSSTYMDNHKAYHPTFDKFLKEFSLYDIFMVDLKGNLIYTDFKEKDFATNLKEGVYSNTGLGKVYKKALSLNNEELAFEDFMPYEPSYNSSASFIATPIYINNEKKGVLIFQMPVNKINKIMGLDGKFEESGLGKSGEVYLVGQDYKMRNNSRFIKDIENKVVQELNSTIGVWKIESDATKKALKEFTKDEIGKEIIIDYRGIEVLSVFSKINIFNTTSWAIVSEIDKQEAFTPAYNLRNLISLISLAIIIVVVFVILFFINKIIVSPLKSFQEGLLAFFKYLNKQSDEVKSLEIKSNDEIGIMSSVVNDNINIIKIAIEKEKALIEDASKVISIVNSGDLKSRITLNSDNKGLNELKELINQMLNNLEGNIGSILEVLNEYSNYNYLNSVDKKNLKGEIEELIDGINILGDSITSMLIENQETGLILQKGSKNLLNNVEVLNTSANEAAASLEETAAALEEITSTVINNSNNVQKMSENAKELTSSVTRGQELALNTTKSMEDINAQVEAINEAITVIDQIAFQTNILSLNAAVEAATAGEAGRGFAVVAQEVRNLASRSAEAANKIKHIVEQATLKANEGKKIAALMIEGYTSLNENINGAIELITEVSAASKEQQSGIEQINDAVTLLDQQTQKNASIANQTQDVSLQTNKIALKIVEDANTKEFKGKK; this is translated from the coding sequence ATGAAAAGTGATTTTACAATTAAAACAAAAATAACATTAATCTCAATTTTTTCATTGGTAATTTTAGGTATTTGTATTATATTTTTATCTATTAGTAAATCAACAGATGCACTTTTACAAGCAGAATATAATAAATTAACAACATTAAATGTTACAAAAAATGAGGAAATTAGACACTATTTTGAGTCTTTGGAATCTTTACTTATATCACTTTCAAACTCTAAAATAACACAAGATGCTTTTTTAGGTTTTGAAGAGGGATTTTATAAATTAGAAGAAGAAGTTAATATAGATATTAATATGGTTGAAAAAAACTTAAAAGGAGATTTTCAATCAAACTATATAAATTCTGTAAATTATTCTGTTCCAAATAGTGAACAAAGAAAAGAGATAAAAGAGTATATCCCCACACTAAATAGTGCAAAAATTGCCCAATATATTTTTATTAGCAATAATAAAGAAAAACTTGGCGAAAAGAATAATCTAATATATGATGAAAAATTTTCTTCAACTTATATGGATAATCATAAAGCTTATCATCCTACTTTTGATAAATTTTTAAAAGAGTTTTCTTTATATGATATTTTTATGGTGGATTTAAAAGGAAATTTAATCTATACAGATTTTAAAGAAAAAGATTTTGCTACAAATTTAAAAGAGGGAGTATATTCAAATACTGGATTAGGTAAAGTTTATAAAAAAGCTTTATCTTTAAATAATGAAGAGTTAGCTTTTGAAGATTTTATGCCATATGAACCAAGTTATAATTCAAGTGCTTCATTTATAGCAACACCTATTTATATAAACAATGAAAAAAAAGGTGTTTTAATCTTTCAAATGCCTGTTAATAAAATCAACAAAATAATGGGACTTGATGGAAAATTTGAAGAATCAGGTTTGGGAAAGAGTGGAGAAGTATATCTTGTAGGGCAAGATTATAAAATGAGAAATAACTCTAGGTTTATAAAAGATATAGAGAATAAAGTTGTGCAAGAGTTAAACTCAACTATTGGTGTTTGGAAAATAGAATCTGATGCTACAAAAAAAGCCTTAAAAGAGTTTACTAAAGATGAAATAGGAAAAGAGATAATTATTGATTATAGGGGGATAGAAGTTTTAAGTGTATTTAGTAAAATAAATATATTTAATACAACTTCGTGGGCAATTGTTTCTGAAATTGATAAGCAAGAGGCCTTTACTCCAGCATATAATTTAAGAAACTTAATTAGCCTAATCTCTTTAGCTATTATAATAGTAGTAGTTTTTGTAATTTTATTTTTTATAAATAAAATTATAGTATCTCCTTTAAAATCTTTTCAAGAGGGATTACTTGCTTTTTTTAAATACTTAAATAAACAAAGTGATGAAGTTAAAAGCTTAGAGATTAAATCAAATGATGAAATTGGAATAATGTCAAGTGTAGTAAATGATAATATTAATATTATAAAAATAGCAATTGAAAAAGAAAAAGCTTTAATTGAAGATGCAAGTAAGGTTATTAGTATTGTAAATTCTGGAGATTTAAAAAGTAGAATAACTTTAAACTCAGATAATAAAGGTTTAAATGAGTTAAAAGAGTTAATTAATCAAATGCTTAATAATTTAGAAGGTAATATTGGCTCTATTTTAGAAGTTTTAAATGAGTATTCAAATTATAACTATTTAAATAGCGTAGATAAGAAAAATCTAAAAGGGGAGATTGAAGAGCTTATTGATGGAATTAATATTTTAGGTGATTCTATTACTTCTATGTTAATTGAAAATCAAGAAACTGGACTAATTTTACAAAAAGGTTCAAAAAATCTTTTAAATAATGTGGAAGTTTTAAATACAAGTGCAAATGAAGCAGCGGCATCTTTAGAAGAGACAGCAGCAGCTTTAGAAGAGATAACAAGTACAGTAATAAATAACTCAAATAATGTACAAAAGATGAGTGAAAATGCAAAAGAACTTACAAGTTCAGTAACAAGAGGTCAAGAGTTAGCATTAAATACAACAAAATCAATGGAAGATATAAATGCACAAGTAGAAGCCATAAATGAGGCAATAACAGTAATTGACCAAATAGCATTTCAAACAAATATTCTATCACTTAATGCAGCAGTAGAAGCAGCAACTGCTGGTGAAGCAGGGCGAGGTTTTGCAGTTGTTGCACAAGAGGTGCGAAATTTAGCAAGTAGAAGTGCAGAAGCAGCAAATAAAATAAAACACATAGTTGAACAAGCTACATTAAAAGCAAATGAAGGTAAAAAAATAGCAGCATTGATGATTGAGGGATATACTTCTTTAAATGAAAATATTAATGGAGCAATAGAACTTATAACAGAAGTTAGTGCAGCTTCAAAAGAACAACAAAGTGGAATTGAGCAGATTAATGATGCAGTTACATTATTAGACCAACAAACACAAAAAAATGCATCAATTGCTAATCAAACTCAAGATGTATCTTTACAGACAAATAAAATAGCTTTAAAAATAGTAGAAGATGCTAATACAAAAGAGTTTAAAGGGAAAAAATAA
- a CDS encoding YbfB/YjiJ family MFS transporter yields the protein MKLLKILLDKNHNFSILLAGIIALIIGVGVARFVFTSLLPLMLEDYLTITFAGVLASVNFAGYLSGSILAVFIKNINTKVILFRIGLILSILTTLVLATTTNDTLWLISRIIAGFGAAMVLVVGSALVMTKLNFEDKTKAMGIHFSGIGFSIAITDIISKISLNYGNTWQDTWFILVFFAIVFSLYPVYILSFDKKIKTTNTYYKFDTSLFTPFVLILIVAYFTEGIGFVVQGTFLPDIINSLKGLEGFGGLTWLVVGISGIFSCIIWMRLAHKYGSVNIIIVAMIIQLIGILIPTISSNIYLNLISGVLYGGTFVGLVALFMNLGGKLSKGNPVVLMGALTTSYGIGQVIAPLYSVVLIEHFGNYNYALYLTAFMVFIGILLLFIAKKCFLN from the coding sequence ATGAAACTTTTAAAAATACTTTTAGATAAAAATCATAATTTTTCTATTTTATTAGCTGGTATAATAGCTTTGATTATTGGTGTTGGAGTTGCAAGATTTGTTTTTACTTCGCTTCTTCCTTTAATGCTTGAAGATTATTTGACTATTACTTTTGCAGGAGTTTTAGCTTCAGTTAATTTTGCAGGTTATTTAAGTGGTTCAATACTTGCTGTATTTATAAAAAATATAAATACAAAAGTAATACTTTTTAGAATAGGCTTAATACTTTCTATTTTAACTACTTTAGTTTTAGCAACTACCACAAATGATACTTTATGGCTAATTTCTAGAATTATAGCTGGTTTTGGTGCAGCTATGGTTTTAGTAGTTGGCTCAGCTTTAGTGATGACTAAATTAAACTTTGAAGATAAAACAAAAGCAATGGGAATACATTTTTCAGGAATAGGATTTTCTATTGCTATTACAGATATAATAAGTAAAATTTCACTTAATTATGGAAATACTTGGCAAGATACTTGGTTTATCTTAGTTTTTTTTGCAATAGTTTTTAGTTTATATCCAGTATATATTTTATCTTTTGATAAAAAAATAAAAACAACAAATACATATTATAAATTTGATACATCTTTATTTACTCCTTTTGTTTTAATTTTAATTGTTGCATATTTTACTGAAGGTATAGGTTTTGTAGTTCAAGGAACTTTTTTACCTGATATTATAAACTCTTTAAAAGGTTTAGAAGGTTTTGGAGGATTAACTTGGCTAGTTGTTGGAATATCTGGAATCTTCTCATGTATAATTTGGATGAGATTAGCTCATAAATATGGTAGTGTCAATATTATTATAGTTGCAATGATTATACAGTTAATTGGAATTTTAATTCCAACTATTAGTTCTAATATATATTTAAATTTAATTTCTGGAGTTTTATATGGAGGAACTTTTGTAGGATTAGTTGCTCTTTTTATGAATTTGGGAGGGAAACTTTCAAAGGGAAATCCTGTGGTTTTAATGGGTGCTTTAACTACTTCATATGGAATAGGCCAAGTTATAGCTCCTTTGTACTCTGTTGTTTTAATAGAGCATTTTGGAAACTATAATTATGCTTTATATTTAACTGCCTTTATGGTATTTATAGGTATTTTACTACTTTTTATAGCTAAAAAATGTTTTTTAAATTAA
- a CDS encoding methyl-accepting chemotaxis protein: protein MKNLTIKAKILVITLCSLILLGVILATIAVTESTKVLEKESYDRLKTITLIKQHQLETFFQETTEDVKILSNNLSIKSFVKELLEIKSSLSLNNTDNFPVHNSNVKKVINEYDDFFINYIKESGYKDLLIISAENARVLYSTKKYSDYGTNLLNNELRDSGLARVFKKVVDTKHPIIEDMSLYLPTKNSPEMFIGTPVYLKDKLEAVLVFRFDEVAINEIMNFREGFGASEETLVIGSDYLMRNDSVLFPDLYSIKKSLQNPQKNKIETEFVKAALSGKSGEGEVTAYSGQTVFEYYAPIKVGKDLKWAIISKIDKKEVLITPNRIRNIIAIASVSLIVIIGIIIYFFINIMVVKPLNVFQNGLLSFFKYLNKETEDTQELIVDRKDEIGLMSSIVNENINKIKKGLEEEKKLIDNASEIINTVNTGVLTDRILLNSNNQGLNQLKDLINSMLEKLEGNIQNILKVLNEYANYNYLNSVEKGNTKGEIGELSDGINKLGDAITKMLVQNKQNGLTLKDGSTELLVNVNTLSTSANEAAASLEETAAALEEITSTVINNSNNVQKMSENAKELTSSVTRGQDLALNTTKSMEDINTQVEAINEAITVIDQIAFQTNILSLNAAVEAASAGEAGKGFAVVAQEVRNLASKSAEAANEIKHIVEQATLKANEGKQVATQMIEGYKALNDNISGTITLITEVNSASREQQSGIEQINDAVALLDQQTQKNASIATKTQEIANKTNVLADSIVEDADKKEFIGKNSITIPKSKAKSEVIIENNNSKNTFTDNSKNSDWESF, encoded by the coding sequence ATGAAAAATCTAACAATAAAAGCAAAAATCTTGGTTATTACCTTATGTTCTCTTATACTATTAGGAGTTATATTAGCAACTATTGCAGTAACAGAATCAACAAAAGTTTTAGAAAAGGAGAGTTATGATAGGTTAAAAACTATAACTTTAATAAAACAACATCAACTTGAAACATTTTTTCAAGAAACAACTGAAGATGTTAAAATTTTAAGTAATAACTTAAGTATAAAATCTTTTGTTAAGGAATTATTAGAAATAAAATCAAGTTTAAGCCTTAATAATACAGATAACTTTCCTGTGCATAATTCAAATGTAAAAAAAGTTATAAATGAATATGATGACTTTTTTATAAATTATATAAAAGAATCAGGATATAAAGACTTATTAATTATAAGTGCAGAAAATGCAAGAGTTCTTTATTCTACTAAAAAATATTCTGATTATGGAACAAATTTGTTAAATAATGAATTAAGAGACTCAGGTCTTGCAAGAGTATTTAAAAAAGTAGTTGATACAAAACATCCAATTATTGAAGATATGAGTCTTTATCTTCCAACAAAAAATTCTCCAGAAATGTTTATAGGAACACCAGTATATTTAAAAGATAAATTAGAAGCAGTTTTGGTTTTTAGATTTGATGAAGTAGCTATAAATGAAATAATGAATTTTAGAGAAGGTTTTGGAGCTAGTGAAGAGACACTTGTAATTGGATCTGATTATTTAATGAGAAATGATAGTGTATTATTTCCTGATCTATATAGTATAAAAAAATCATTACAAAATCCACAAAAAAATAAAATTGAAACAGAATTTGTAAAAGCTGCTTTATCTGGAAAGAGTGGTGAAGGAGAAGTTACTGCTTATTCTGGGCAAACTGTATTTGAATATTATGCTCCTATAAAAGTGGGAAAAGATTTAAAGTGGGCAATTATTTCAAAAATAGATAAAAAAGAAGTTCTTATAACACCAAATAGAATAAGAAATATTATTGCTATTGCTTCAGTATCTCTTATAGTTATTATAGGAATTATTATATATTTTTTTATAAATATAATGGTAGTAAAACCATTAAATGTATTTCAAAATGGGTTATTATCATTTTTTAAATATTTAAATAAAGAGACAGAAGATACACAAGAGTTAATAGTAGATAGAAAAGATGAAATAGGATTAATGTCAAGTATCGTAAATGAGAATATAAATAAGATAAAAAAAGGGTTAGAAGAAGAGAAGAAATTAATAGATAATGCAAGTGAAATAATAAATACAGTAAATACAGGAGTATTAACAGATAGAATTTTACTAAACTCAAATAATCAAGGATTAAATCAATTAAAAGATTTAATAAATAGTATGCTTGAGAAATTAGAAGGGAATATCCAAAATATTTTAAAAGTATTAAATGAGTATGCAAATTATAACTATTTAAATAGTGTAGAAAAAGGCAATACAAAAGGAGAGATAGGAGAACTAAGTGATGGCATAAATAAATTAGGAGATGCTATAACAAAAATGTTAGTTCAAAATAAGCAAAATGGATTAACATTAAAAGATGGTTCAACAGAGTTATTAGTAAATGTAAATACATTAAGTACAAGTGCAAATGAAGCAGCGGCATCTTTAGAAGAGACAGCAGCAGCCTTAGAAGAGATAACAAGTACAGTAATAAATAATTCAAATAATGTACAAAAGATGAGTGAAAATGCAAAAGAACTTACAAGTTCAGTAACAAGAGGTCAAGATTTAGCATTAAATACAACAAAATCAATGGAAGATATAAATACACAAGTAGAAGCCATAAATGAGGCAATAACAGTAATTGACCAAATAGCATTTCAAACAAATATTTTATCACTTAATGCAGCAGTAGAAGCAGCAAGTGCTGGTGAAGCTGGAAAAGGGTTTGCAGTTGTTGCACAAGAGGTGCGAAACTTAGCAAGTAAAAGTGCAGAAGCAGCAAATGAGATAAAACACATAGTTGAACAAGCTACATTAAAAGCAAATGAAGGTAAGCAAGTTGCAACTCAAATGATAGAAGGTTATAAAGCACTAAATGATAATATTAGTGGTACAATAACTCTTATTACAGAGGTAAACTCTGCTTCAAGAGAACAACAAAGTGGAATTGAGCAGATTAATGATGCAGTTGCATTATTAGATCAACAAACACAAAAAAATGCCTCTATTGCTACAAAAACTCAAGAAATAGCAAATAAAACAAATGTACTTGCTGATAGTATTGTAGAAGATGCAGATAAAAAAGAATTTATTGGTAAAAATAGTATTACTATACCTAAATCAAAAGCTAAAAGTGAAGTTATAATAGAAAATAATAATTCTAAAAATACTTTTACTGATAATAGCAAAAATAGCGATTGGGAGAGTTTTTAA
- a CDS encoding methyl-accepting chemotaxis protein, which yields MKNVAIKTKILLIGLSSLILLGVILAIISVKYSKDVLMQESFDRLQTVKDIKAHQLEVFFQERIADIKVLAKSENIKNIINDLTETHNELSVKSTDNFPVTNEMVKDETKPHEDFFQSYMNDYGYYDIFVICAQHGHVMYSAAKESDYGANLSNGSLKDSALADAWKKAKELKRPVYVDMEPYAPSNGAPAMFLATPVYIDGEIKSVLVFQISDKSINDIMKFREGFGESEETYLVGADNLMRSDSFLDPKNHTLIASFSNPDKGSVDTEATKEALEGKSGAKIIIDYNNNPVLSVYSPVKIGEDFKWAIMAEIDEAEVLLTPNEIRNVIALASILLIILIGIALFTFVNSMVVKPLNVFQNGLLSFFKYLNKETEDTQELIVDRKDEIGLMSSIVNENINKIKKGLEEEKKLIDNASEIINTVNTGVLTDRILLNSNNQGLNQLKDLINSMLEKLEGNIQNILKVLNEYANYNYLNSVEKGNTKGEIGELSDGINKLGDAITKMLVQNKQNGLTLKDGSTELLVNVNTLSTSANEAAASLEETAAALEEITSTVINNSNNVQKMSENAKELTSSVTRGQDLALNTTKSMEDINTQVEAINEAITVIDQIAFQTNILSLNAAVEAATAGEAGKGFAVVAQEVRNLASRSAEAANEIKHIVEQATLKANEGKQVATQMIEGYKALNDNISNTLELITEVSAASKEQQSGIEQINDAVTLLDQQTQKNASIANQTQEIANETNLLADGIVKDANAKEFNGKNNVQSSKKGKSKDEFGYEKVQRTVKKVEPTFEHKPIKTHKEEKVFASKSSSDDEWESF from the coding sequence ATGAAAAATGTAGCTATAAAAACCAAAATATTACTTATTGGTTTAAGTTCACTAATTTTACTTGGAGTAATCCTTGCAATAATTTCTGTAAAGTATTCAAAAGATGTGTTAATGCAGGAAAGCTTTGATAGACTTCAAACAGTAAAAGATATAAAAGCGCATCAACTTGAAGTATTTTTTCAAGAGAGAATTGCTGATATTAAAGTCTTGGCAAAAAGTGAGAATATTAAAAATATAATAAATGATTTAACTGAAACACATAATGAATTAAGTGTCAAAAGTACAGATAATTTTCCTGTTACAAATGAGATGGTAAAAGATGAGACAAAGCCTCATGAAGATTTCTTTCAAAGTTATATGAATGATTATGGGTATTATGATATTTTTGTAATTTGTGCTCAGCATGGACATGTAATGTATAGTGCAGCAAAAGAGTCAGATTATGGAGCAAATTTATCAAATGGTTCTTTAAAAGATTCTGCCCTTGCTGATGCTTGGAAAAAAGCAAAAGAGTTAAAAAGACCAGTATATGTTGATATGGAACCTTATGCCCCAAGTAACGGCGCACCTGCAATGTTCTTAGCAACTCCTGTATATATTGATGGAGAAATTAAATCAGTATTAGTTTTTCAAATTTCTGATAAATCTATAAATGATATAATGAAGTTTAGAGAAGGTTTTGGAGAGAGTGAAGAAACATACTTAGTAGGGGCTGATAACCTTATGAGAAGTGATAGCTTTTTAGACCCTAAAAATCATACATTAATAGCTTCTTTTTCAAACCCTGATAAAGGTTCAGTAGATACAGAAGCAACAAAAGAAGCACTAGAAGGAAAAAGTGGCGCGAAAATTATAATTGACTATAACAATAATCCTGTATTATCAGTTTATTCACCTGTAAAAATTGGAGAAGATTTTAAGTGGGCAATAATGGCTGAAATTGATGAAGCTGAAGTTTTACTTACTCCAAATGAGATAAGAAATGTAATCGCACTTGCTTCAATTTTACTTATTATATTAATAGGTATTGCTTTATTTACTTTTGTAAACTCAATGGTAGTAAAACCATTAAATGTATTTCAAAATGGGTTATTATCATTTTTTAAATATTTAAATAAAGAGACAGAAGATACACAAGAGTTAATAGTAGATAGAAAAGATGAAATAGGATTAATGTCAAGTATCGTAAATGAGAATATAAATAAGATAAAAAAAGGGTTAGAAGAAGAGAAGAAATTAATAGATAATGCAAGTGAAATAATAAATACAGTAAATACAGGAGTATTAACAGATAGAATTTTACTAAACTCAAATAATCAAGGATTAAATCAATTAAAAGATTTAATAAATAGTATGCTTGAGAAATTAGAAGGGAATATCCAAAATATTTTAAAAGTATTAAATGAGTATGCAAATTATAACTATTTAAATAGTGTAGAAAAAGGCAATACAAAAGGAGAGATAGGAGAACTAAGTGATGGCATAAATAAATTAGGAGATGCTATAACAAAAATGTTAGTTCAAAATAAGCAAAATGGATTAACATTAAAAGATGGTTCAACAGAGTTATTAGTAAATGTAAATACATTAAGTACAAGTGCAAATGAAGCAGCGGCATCTTTAGAAGAGACAGCAGCAGCCTTAGAAGAGATAACAAGTACAGTAATAAATAATTCAAATAATGTACAAAAGATGAGTGAAAATGCAAAAGAACTTACAAGTTCAGTAACAAGAGGTCAAGATTTAGCATTAAATACAACAAAATCAATGGAAGATATAAATACACAAGTAGAAGCCATAAATGAGGCAATAACAGTAATTGACCAAATAGCATTTCAAACAAATATTCTATCACTTAATGCAGCAGTAGAAGCAGCAACTGCTGGTGAAGCTGGAAAAGGGTTTGCAGTTGTTGCACAAGAGGTGCGAAACTTAGCAAGTAGAAGTGCAGAAGCAGCAAATGAGATAAAACACATAGTTGAACAAGCTACATTAAAAGCAAATGAAGGTAAGCAAGTTGCAACTCAAATGATAGAAGGTTATAAAGCACTAAATGACAATATTAGTAATACCTTAGAACTTATAACAGAAGTTAGTGCAGCTTCAAAAGAACAACAAAGTGGAATTGAGCAGATTAATGATGCAGTTACATTATTAGACCAACAAACACAAAAAAATGCCTCTATTGCTAATCAAACTCAAGAAATAGCAAATGAAACAAATTTACTTGCTGATGGTATAGTAAAAGATGCTAATGCAAAAGAATTTAATGGTAAAAATAATGTACAATCTTCTAAAAAAGGCAAATCTAAAGATGAATTTGGTTATGAAAAAGTACAAAGAACTGTAAAAAAAGTAGAGCCTACTTTTGAGCATAAGCCAATTAAAACACATAAAGAAGAAAAAGTCTTTGCTTCTAAATCTAGTAGTGATGATGAGTGGGAGAGTTTTTAA
- a CDS encoding aminotransferase class I/II-fold pyridoxal phosphate-dependent enzyme yields MYSKELNSIKKSNRYRTREIFNENLIDLASNDYLGFTQDKKLFENAYKRVLKENYTAPKASQLVNGYNLIHKEFEDLLCEKNHFEAAITVGSGFLGNISMIEALVRKKDKLFIDEDYHASGILATKLLEANQVIIFNHNDYKDLKEKFEKYKSSNRNIIAIEGVYSMQGDLAPKEIFEFADEKNALLIVDEAHSSGVLGDNLLGIFDYYKIKPKSNHIKMGTLGKAYGSYGAYILASSHIIEYLQNRAKAIIYTTAPSLFDISLALQSLKKIITHKEEIKSKIQKNLNIVKEILDIDSKSLIIPIDIKDNKKVKLIQEELKKKGYLVGAIRQPTVKSAIIRLIAKIDINEDDLRYVCNYLKENL; encoded by the coding sequence TTGTACTCTAAAGAACTAAATTCCATAAAAAAATCAAATAGATATAGAACTCGAGAGATTTTTAATGAAAATTTAATCGATTTAGCTTCAAATGACTACTTAGGTTTTACTCAAGATAAAAAACTTTTTGAAAATGCTTATAAAAGAGTTCTAAAAGAAAACTACACTGCACCAAAAGCTTCACAACTTGTAAATGGCTACAATTTAATTCATAAAGAGTTTGAAGATTTATTATGTGAAAAAAATCACTTTGAAGCAGCGATAACTGTAGGTTCTGGATTCTTAGGGAATATCTCAATGATAGAGGCATTAGTTAGAAAAAAAGATAAACTTTTTATAGATGAAGACTACCATGCAAGTGGTATTCTTGCTACAAAATTACTTGAAGCAAATCAAGTAATTATATTTAATCACAATGATTATAAAGATTTAAAAGAAAAATTTGAAAAATATAAAAGTTCAAATAGAAATATAATTGCCATAGAAGGCGTTTACTCTATGCAAGGGGATTTAGCCCCAAAAGAGATATTTGAATTTGCCGATGAAAAAAATGCTTTATTAATAGTTGATGAAGCCCACTCAAGTGGAGTTTTAGGTGATAATTTACTTGGTATTTTTGATTATTATAAGATAAAACCAAAGTCAAATCATATAAAAATGGGGACTTTAGGAAAGGCTTATGGAAGTTATGGAGCCTATATTCTAGCAAGTTCTCATATTATAGAATATCTTCAAAATAGAGCAAAAGCCATCATCTACACAACAGCCCCCTCACTTTTTGATATAAGTTTAGCCTTACAATCTTTAAAGAAAATAATTACTCATAAAGAAGAAATTAAAAGTAAAATCCAAAAAAATCTAAATATAGTAAAAGAGATTTTAGATATTGATTCAAAAAGTTTAATTATACCTATTGATATAAAAGATAATAAAAAAGTAAAACTTATTCAAGAGGAGTTAAAAAAGAAAGGTTATTTAGTTGGAGCAATTAGACAACCTACAGTTAAAAGTGCAATAATTAGACTTATTGCAAAAATAGATATAAATGAAGATGATTTAAGATATGTCTGTAACTATTTAAAGGAAAATCTATGA
- a CDS encoding carbonic anhydrase: protein MKELIKGNKRFREQKFPSLKNDIQKLVKEGQKPDVLFIGCSDSRVTPDIMLDVNPGDMFILRNVGNFVPPFKCDEDYHGSAAAIEYAVSVLEVKHIIVCGHSHCGACQSLYKEIPLEKEKVVHIVKWLELGAEAKAKTLSLIKDPEDKEKLYSLTEKISVTYQLKNLLTYPDVKRRVENGSLKIHGWYYKLEDGSIECYDQQKERFISLEECVNGK, encoded by the coding sequence ATGAAAGAGTTAATAAAAGGTAATAAAAGATTTAGAGAACAAAAATTTCCCTCTTTAAAAAATGATATTCAAAAATTAGTTAAAGAGGGACAAAAACCTGATGTACTATTTATAGGATGTTCAGATAGTAGAGTTACTCCAGATATTATGCTTGATGTAAATCCAGGAGATATGTTTATTTTAAGAAATGTTGGTAACTTTGTACCTCCATTTAAATGTGATGAAGATTACCATGGAAGTGCAGCAGCAATTGAATATGCTGTATCAGTTTTAGAAGTAAAACATATTATTGTATGTGGACATTCACATTGTGGAGCTTGTCAAAGTCTATATAAAGAAATCCCACTAGAAAAAGAAAAAGTTGTTCATATTGTAAAATGGTTAGAGTTAGGTGCAGAAGCTAAAGCTAAAACTTTAAGTTTAATAAAAGACCCAGAAGATAAAGAAAAACTTTATAGTCTTACTGAAAAAATATCTGTAACTTACCAGCTAAAGAACTTATTAACATATCCTGATGTAAAAAGAAGAGTTGAAAATGGTAGTTTAAAAATCCATGGTTGGTATTATAAACTAGAAGATGGTTCAATTGAATGTTATGACCAGCAAAAAGAGAGATTTATATCTTTAGAAGAGTGTGTAAATGGAAAATGA